Proteins co-encoded in one Periophthalmus magnuspinnatus isolate fPerMag1 chromosome 20, fPerMag1.2.pri, whole genome shotgun sequence genomic window:
- the nrn1a gene encoding neuritin — protein sequence MGGSRCFGLALVGALHLVSLVHSVMGAGHCDSVFRGFSDCLLKLGDNMANYPQDLDDRQNLHRICSYWDNFHSCAATALTDCQEGATEMWEKLKKESRNLDFRGSLFELCAGGNGAGRHHGNTVLLATGAALLAVLLV from the exons atgggaggatCCCGGTGCTTCGGCCTCGCGCTGGTCGGAGCTCTGCACCTCG TGTCATTGGTCCACTCGGTGATGGGGGCGGGGCACTGTGATTCGGTGTTTCGGGGTTTCTCAGACTGTCTGCTGAAGCTTGGAGACAACATGGCCAACTACCCCCAAGATCTGGACGACCGGCAGAACCTTCATCGCATCTGCTC GTACTGGGATAACTTCCACTCGTGTGCGGCGACCGCTCTCACCGACTGCCAGGAGGGGGCGACGGAGATGTGGGAGAAGCTGAAGAAGGAATCGAGGAATCTGGACTTCCGCGGGAGTCTGTTTGAACTGTGTGCAGGGGGCAACGGGGCGGGGCGTCACCACGGCAACACGGTGCTGCTCGCCACCGGCGCCGCCCTGCTCGCGGTGCTCCTGGTCTGA
- the LOC117388148 gene encoding coagulation factor XIII A chain-like, with protein MGFLCRAARRFLRDRDRIMSREIYSKGRFNQPVDATNLFDNDKHILPEFEPFDHADATPRANPGSPLVVQDVDLSKSMNIANHHTGMYITETLVVRRGDPIFLKLTFNRPVTAQDNFQVQFRIGANPNPLRDSLVSVLFSGLVASGPWEASASEQQGALMLQVTPAPNAVVGRYRVVVAVALANGLQYTGPELQPSLYLLFNPFNSRDTAFLESGHEEYVMNDSGVIWIGSLNSEYPRPWNYGQFEQGVLEACIYIMDKSQLPISDRGDPVKVVRMASAMINSQDDNGVLVGNWSEDFSMGKSPMFWTGSVQILQQYHSTGVPVSYAQCWVYAGVLNTFMRCLGLASRVITNFSSAHDNDGNLKTDLIFTSDMQPDSRHTRDSIWNYHCWNEVYLRRMDIPEEFSGWQVIDSTPQETSDGNYRCGPASVKAIKIGKVCFPFDGRFIFAEVNSDVLYHTRDRYGKLSLQKVDKKLIGQKLVTKSPHGNYQLDITLEYKYNEDSVEGQRGNEEALATAESFGCSRENRQVLPASVSVIINAKKGYVGRPLEAQLDIVNPSGSLLQTQVLVFVETTYYTGVRSHEVHKENYNLDLPANSTQKMTLSVPPEEYMPFLGSQPNLKITVSVKLPQNEMVTESAVVSLEVLWLNIQASSPVYMGQKGTISVSFNNQLDVPLIRPTLVLEGPGLLPLKTKDFETVEPRGLLKWEVEFYPYSLGPKTLSAVLLSNNSAMPPHCDCRRDWKEVPYPKTHVFRQS; from the exons ATGGGTTTTCTCTGCAGGGCGGCTCGGCGcttccttagagatagg GACAGAATCATGTCTCGTGAGATCTACAGCAAGGGACGCTTCAACCAACCG GTGGACGCGACAAACCTTTTCGACAATGACAAACACATTCTTCCAGAGTTTGAGCCGTTTGACCACGCCGACGCCACGCCCCGAGCAAACCCAGGAA GTCCCCTGGTAGTGCAAGACGTAGACCTGAGTAAGTCGATGAACATTGCCAATCACCACACGGGGATGTACATCACAGAGACGCTCGTGGTTCGCCGTGGAGACCCCATCTTCCTGAAACTCACCTTCAACCGACCAGTCACAGCGCAGGACAACTTCCAGGTCCAATTCCGCATTG GAGCAAACCCAAACCCACTCCGTGattctctggtctcagtcttgTTCTCGGGCCTGGTTGCATCTGGTCCCTGGGAGGCATCTGCGTctgaacagcagggggcgcttaTGCTCCAAGTGACCCCGGCCCCGAACGCTGTGGTTGGTCGATACCGTGTGGTGGTGGCTGTGGCTCTGGCCAATGGACTCCAGTACACAGGACCTGAGTTACAGCCTAGCCTGTACCTGCTGTTCAACCCCTTCAACTCAC GTGACACTGCATTCCTGGAGTCCGGTCATGAGGAGTATGTCATGAACGACTCTGGAGTGATCTGGATTGGATCCCTCAACAGCGAATATCCCAGACCCTGGAACTACGGACAg TTTGAGCAGGGCGTGCTGGAGGCCTGTATCTACATCATGGACAAGTCTCAGCTCCCAATCTCCGACAGAGGAGACCCTGTGAAGGTCGTGAGGATGGCCTCTGCCATg ATTAACTCTCAGGACGATAATGGTGTCCTGGTGGGTAACTGGAGTGAGGACTTCTCGATGGGGAAGTCTCCGATGTTTTGGACGGGTTCAGTCCAGATCCTGCAGCAGTACCACTCCACAGGGGTCCCAGTGTCATACGCCCAGTGCTGGGTCTATGCCGGAGTCCTCAACACCT tcATGAGGTGCTTGGGTTTAGCCTCTCGTGTGATCACTAACTTCTCGTCGGCTCACGACAATGATGGAAACCTGAAGACTGACCTGATCTTTACCTCAGACATGCAGCCAGACAGCAGGCACACCAGGGACTCTATATG GAACTATCACTGCTGGAATGAGGTGTACCTCAGGAGGATGGACATCCCCGAGGAGTTCAGCGGTTGGCAGGTCATCGACTCCACACCCCAGGAAACCAGCGATG GAAACTACCGCTGTGGCCCGGCGTCTGTCAAAGCCATCAAGATAGGCAAAGTCTGCTTCCCCTTTGACGGGCGGTTTATCTTCGCTGAG GTGAACAGTGATGTCCTGTACCACACTCGGGACAGATATGGAAAGCTGAGCCTTCAAAAAGTTGACAAGAAACTGATCGGACAGAAACTGGTCACAAAGTCCCCCCACGGGAACTACCAATTGGACATTACCTTGGAGTACAAATACAACGAgg ACTCTGTtgagggacagaggggaaaTGAGGAGGCGCTGGCGACAGCAGAGAGTTTCGGCTGCAGCAGAGAGAACAGACAAGTCCTGCCCGCTTCAGTGAGTGTCATCATCAACGCCAAGAAG GGGTATGTGGGTCGTCCTTTGGAGGCGCAACTGGACATTGTGAACCCATCAGGCTCCTTGCTGCAGACTCAGGTGCTGGTTTTTGTGGAGACCACTTACTACACAGGTGTGAGGTCACACGAGGTGCACAAGGAGAACTACAACCTGGACCTGCCCGCCAACTCCA CCCAGAAGATGACGTTGTCCGTGCCCCCTGAGGAGTACATGCCATTCCTGGGGTCACAACCCAACCTAAAGATCACAGTGTCCGTCAAACTTCCCCAGAACGAGATGGTGACTGAGTCTGCTGTCGTCAGTCTGGAGGTGTTATGGCTAAATATACAg gCATCCTCTCCAGTGTACATGGGACAGAAAGGCACCATCTCTGTGTCCTTCAACAACCAGCTGGACGTGCCTCTGATCCGGCCCACACTTGTACTGGAGGGCCCAGGACTGCTCCCCCTGAAGACCAAGGACTTTGA AACGGTTGAACCCCGTGGTTTACTGAAGTGGGAGGTGGAGTTTTATCCTTATTCACTCGGACCCAAAACACTCTCTGCTGTGCTGCTCTCCAACAACTCCGCCATG CCACCTCACTGTGACTGTAGGAGGGACTGGAAGGAAGTGCCTTACCCAAAGACACATGTGTTCAGGCAGAGCTAG